The DNA window CCAATCACTAATCACCACGTACCAGACTATACCTCCAgtcacttttatatttttgaaaccTTTATATACAactgtttttattttccatatatagatttttttatatagcatcaacttttttttgttattttctttcacAGATATACTAGATAAATATTCTAGTATGTATATTTGTCTTTGCTCAGTTGTGTATACAGAGTTTTGTCAATTAGAAGAGTTGATCATGAaactttttattgaatttttagtATTCAATAGTCGGATTATTGAGGTTGGGATGTGTGATTTTGCTATTGACTCTTTCAAAATCTAACTCacaaaattaaattactaatgaaattaatttaaagattaactccttattttttcatatatatttgtatgtatttaatattatcaaaagtttaaatattaaagattttatcagtgatctttatttttttacgaCGAGTAACATTATCGGGATTAATTTTTTGTGAACCAATAATAATGCACGCGGGTATGATATGCATGCctagaaagaaaaattttatattaaaagacaaaaatataataaaatttagatatagatattttttttaattttttacatgcttacaaattaaagattaatccgtcgtaaatttgaattttactttaagaGTCTGCAATTACATTTACAACATTTGTTTACATTTGTTGATTCGACTAACTCAAATTaatttagatatatttaaaattttaaattggaactatttatatatatatattaataaaaactaaaaatatatgaaCAATCACTTATATTAAATACTGTTTaaattattagtaattttttaaaaattatttaagataaaaaaatatattatctacaTATTAATATATCATGGGCAATTTGCTTAAATAAATAGAATGGGAGATTTCTTTACCTGAATGTGCAAAACTGTTTGTTGTTACGTGAATGTGCAAAACTCCATTTCTATGTAATCCGTGGCAACCCACCACGGTTTCAAAACatgcataaaccgtggtaggtCCCAGCGGTTTTGGGGCAAAATTTTTTGAGTGTAAACCGTGGTAGGTCACCACGGTTTACGAAGGAAAAATGGCAAGCATAAACCGTGGAGagtcaccacggtttatgagGAAAGTTTGTTGCACATAAAATCCGGTAACCCACCGCGGTTTATGTGTGTGTACATATATAAGTAATCCGCTGAAGGCAGGGACGGATCATTTGAGACATCAGGGAAAAAAAAGGAAGTTGTTGTAGTGTTGAGAGGATTTGGGAAAACTTTGGAGGTGTGAAGGAGGAGTGGGTGGTGGAGCCAATGGAGGATGAGGATCGCTTGTACCGACTAAATGGCATCGCTCACGTGGCAGGATATATCGAGGAAGAGGTTAGttactattattgttattattattgttattaaatttaattctaatataGCAATTGATATTATTAGGAATATTGctagtaaaaatattttattacatttatttgttttgtgattctgattaatattatttacataaatattaatGTTATTATCGGTACTGTTAGTAATGCATATTTTATTATGCTTATTTATCTTCTTAGTGTGGTTAATAGTATTTTTgtacaatattttattataaatattaatattttattcaaagatatttttttctgtATTTATATTGTTAATTAGTTGTAATGAGTGCATAGTATTCTTAGCTTCACTATTTATTAGACAATAAGAGAATCAATGAATTTAATGTGACGAGTCTAATAATTTTTACGAaaattatgtttggtgttgtttGTAATGGTTGTATGTTAAGGGATTTTGTTACCCACGTTTTGCAGCCTAGTAGGGTTATTACCGCCATTAGGCGGCAACAAAATATGCCCTTACATGACCGGATTATACCGTATCTGGAGACTGCGAGCTTATATCATCTTGCTAGGCTAAACAGTCAGTGGTTCTGGGTTGATGAGTCTCTCCTTAGCGCATTTATTGAGCGGTGGCGTCCGGAGACCCACACATTCCATATGCCGTTTGGTGAGTGCACCATTACTTTACAGGATGTTGTGTATCAGCTGGGTTTACCTAAATGATGGgcaatttacttaaataaatagaatGGGAGATTTCTTTACCTAAATGTGCAAAACTGTTTGTTGTTACGTGGATGTGCAAAACTCCATTAATATGTAATCTGTGGCAACCCACCACGGTTTCAAAACatgcataaaccgtggtaggtCCCAGCGGTTTTGGGGCAAAATTTTTTGAGTGTAAACCGTGGTAGGTCACCACGGTTTACGAAGGAAATATGGCAAGCATAAACCGTGGAGAGTCACCATGGTTTATGAGGAAAGTTGGTTGCAAATAAAACCCCTGTTGGTTACCACGGTTTACTATGACGGGAAGTCTATATATATGTGGGTGATTCAAGCTCCATAAGAGATCATTCTCACAATGGCTAGTGAGGAAGAGAGTTTTCTTGCCCTGGTGCATTGCTctgggaaaataaaaaaaaaagcaaaagccaAGGTGTGAAGTTCACCGACAGAGAACCACTAAGTATTTTTATCAGTTCGTCGATGAGTTTGTCAGATTTGAAGAACAGCATCTTGGAGAAGCTTGGCGTGTTGGGTAGCAAGTGGGTGAAGAAACTATTCTACAAGATTCCCATGGCAGTTGTCTCGACCGGTGTTCAGTATGAAACCTTTGCGGTTAAGGCTGATGAAGATATTAGGGTTCTGTTCTACTGTGTAAGGAGTTTTCTGGAGATCAGAATCCATGAGTTGTTCGCGAAGTTGGAGGTTGGTGTCGATAGTTCTGGGGCATTCGCTCCAGTTCCTTGCCCAGCTTCCGCGGGTGGTGCATCTAGTTCGATGCCTGCGGTCAGACTGTATCTTCCGCCGGTTCAATCACCTTCGTTTGCGGCTGATTTAGACCAAATGGAGGTTGTTGGTTCTGTACCTTTGGAGAATGCAGCAGTCATTGAGCCTCCCAACGTTGTGGGCATCGGTGGTGGCCTCGTACCTTATATCGAAGACTTTGGTGGACCTGATCAAGTAGAGAATGCAATGCGTGACGATGAGTCTGACCAGGAGCTTGTTCATATCGATGGTGACAGCGACGATGACACAGGTGGTGATCCACATGCGCAGCATCGGCCTTCAAGTTCTGGTTCTCATCAGTACCCTCCACACTTCTCCACACTAAACTTGGAAGCTCTTGGTCAACAGGAAGACAGTGGTAACAGAGTGGGGAGATCTTCTACAGAATTTGAGATTGAGCAATCATTCCAGAGTAAAGATGAAGCTGTGCTGAGTGTAAAGGACTATAGCATCCGGCGAGGTGTTGAGTACAGAGTCATCGAATCGGATCATTTGAAATATCATGGAAAATGCAAGGAATTCGGCAAGGGTTGTACTTGGTTGATTCGTGTAGCGCTTCGTGCACGAAAGGGGACTTGGGAGGTTAGGAGGTACAACGGGCCACACACATGCCTCGCAACTTCTATTTCAAGTGATCACCGTCAGCTGGATTATCATGTTATATGTGCGAGGATTCTTCCTATGGTTAGGGCGGATGCTGCGGTTACGGTAAAGGTACTTCAACAAGCGACAGAAGCTGATTACGGTTTCAGGCATAGTTACAGGAAGGTTTGGATGGCTAAGCAGAAGGCAGTGGCACAAATATATGGAGATTGGGAAGAGTCTTACGCGGAGTTGCCACGTTGGATGCTAGGGATCCAGGCGACAATGCCGGGAACAATCACGGTGCTGAAGACGTCTCCGGTTCAGATTGGTGGTGGGGTTGATGAGTCGACGGTGTACTTTCACCGACTTTTCTGGACATTTCCACCCTGTATCGAGGCATTCCGGCATTGCAAGCCCCTCGTCAGTATTGATGGTACCCACTTGTATGGGAAGTATGGAGGGACGCTGCTGTTGGCGATAGCTCAGGACGGGAACTCGAACATCCTGCCGATAGCAtttgcccttgtggagggcgaAAATGCAGAGTCGTGGTCATTCTTCTTGTCCAATCTCCGAGAGCATGTGACTCCTCAGGAGGGTATCCTTGTTATCTCAGACAGGCATAATGGGATCAAGGCAGCGCTTGAGGCACCTGAGACTGGATGGCTGCCTCCTCGTGCTTTCCGGGCCTACTGTATAAGGCATGTGGCTGCGAATTTCGCCCTAACGTTCAAAGGTAAGGACTCAAGGAGGTTGCTGGTCAATGCTGCCTACGCCAAGACTGAGGCATAGTTTTACTACTGGTTCGACATCATGCGGACTGAGAATCCAGCAATGTGTGACTGGGCCAACCGTATGGAGTATGACAAATGGACCCAACATGAGGATGCTGGTCGACGGTTCGGGCACATGACCACAAACATCAGTGAATGTGTGAACTCCGTGCTGAAGGGAACTCGCAACCTACCGGTCACATCGTTGGTTAAGTCAACCTACGGGAGGCTTGCTCAGCTATTTGTGGTACGGGGACAGACAGACTGGCCATGAATTCTGTCAGGCATTGGTCAAGGCTATTGATCGGAACCTAAGAGACTCTAGGTGCTTCACTGTGACATTATACGACAGGCATCAGTCCGAGTACACCGTCGCTGAGACAACACCAACGGGGACGTTCTCGCTGGGTAGCTAAGAGTTTCCCTTAAAGATCACCGATGTGACTGTGGCCACTTCCAGGCGCTGCATTATCCTTGTTGCCACGCCATTGCGTGTTGCGCCTACTCCCGGCTAAACTGGGCGTCATATGTTCACGAAGTGTATCGTATGAGTGAGGTGTTCAACGTTTACAACCAGGGGTTTCTCCCACCTATCCATGAAGGACTATGGCCTCCATATGCTGGGCCAACCATCATTCCTGACCCTAATATGCGGCGTGCAAAGGAAGGTCGTCCAAAGGCAACCAGGATCCGTGGAAGCATGGATCAGTGGATCGCAGCAAAATATATCAGGCTAGTGACGGCCGTCCATAGCCGTCGGTGCTCGTCAGCTAGTATCTCCGGATGAATAACAGCAGCAACATCAGCAGAAGAATAAGGCTCCCACACAAACTGCATAGAAACAGTATGAGTTTGATGAGGCAGTGACATGTAAGAAAAACTGGTACAACTATCAGTAATAAATAAATCACTCACATCGTGGACACGCAGTCGATCCAGTGCAAGGCGTGCGAAAGCTAATCTCTGTGCTCCTGCATCATTCCTCGGCACAAACTCGGCCCACCTACAATTTAAATTGAAATGATGTCAAAACAAATCATAACACATGCTGTTTTTACAATTTATGAACGGAAATTTTTAAACCATACCTGGAAGCAAGCGGAAACCCGAACCGGTCAAAACCAGTGGGCCTCAGAGTGGGAaacctccagaaaatccaagacTGTAGTAGCTGTAGCAGCCCAGCCAAGTTAACGACGTTCCTGTTTGTACCACGACAAAGACACCTATACAACCAGGCTAGTGCAGCGGAGCCACCTATACAACCAGGCCAGTGCAGCGGAGCCCCAGCTATATCTGCCCAAGTCGTCCAATGATGCCAAATAAGGCAACCAGCGAAGGTGTACCCTGTTTGCGTTCTTGTCTGCAAATAGCTGAGACGACAACAGCATCAGGATATAAGCGCGTGCGTATACACGCACGGTCTCATCAGTAGCATCTGCAGGGAGAACCCGGAACCTCTCGTGGAACCATGTGTAGCACACTGTCATCTGCTTGACTTTACTCTGTGGAGGTAACTCCCCGAACAACTCCCGAAACCACACCCATGCTGGTCTACCGTGTTCCATCAGATTCTCAAACTCAGTCAAGCACCCACTAACGGGCGCACCATCAATCGACTGCTGCTGCCTAACGGCGGTAATAACCCTACTAGGCTGCAAAACGTGGGTAACAAAATCCCTTAACATACAACCATTACaaacaacaccaaacataatttTCGTAAAAATTATTAGACTCGTCACATTAAATTCATTGATTCTCTTATTGTCTAATAAATAGTGAAGCTAAGAATACTATGCACTCATTACAACTAATTAACAATATAAATACAGAAAAAATTATctttcaataaaatattaatatttataataaaatattttacaaaaatactattaaCCACACTAAGAAGATAAATAAGCATAATAAAATATGCATTACTAACAATACcgataataatattaacatttGCGTAGACAATATTAATAAACGCCTCACATTCTGATTGACAATAAccataataatatcaatatttatgtaaataatattaatcataatcacaatacaaataaacataataaaatatttttactaacaaTATTCCTAATAATATCAATTGCtatattagaattaattttaataacaataataataacaataatagtaaCTAACCTCTTCCTCGATATATCCTGCCACGTGAGCGATGCCATTTAATCGGTACAAGCGATCCTCATCCTCCATTGGCTCCACCACCCACTCCTCCTTCACACCTCCAAAGTTTTCCCAAATCCTCTCAACACTACAACaacttccttttttttcttatgtctCAAATGATCCATCCCTGCCTTCAGCGGATTACTTATATATGTACACACACATAAACCGCGGTGGGTTACGGGGTTTTATGTGCAACCAACTTTCctcataaaccgtggtgactCTCCACGGTTTATGCTTGCCATATTTCCTTCGTAAACCGTGGTGACCTACCACGGTTtacattcaaaaattttttcccCTAAACCGCTGGGACCTGCCACGGTTTATGCATGTTTTGAAACCGTGGTGGGTTGCCACGGATTACATAGAAATGGAGTTTTGCACATTCACGTAACAACAAACAGTTTTGCACATTCAGGTAAAGAAATCTCCCATTCTATTTATTTAAGCAAATTGCCCATGATATATTAATAtgtagataatatatttttttatcttaaataatttttaaaaaattactaataatttaaacagtatttaattagaaaattaaattttaatttaattattaattaattaattaatataataaaaatatcactattttttgaatttatttattttttattttgtactaactcaaatttaataatataattattattattattatatgttaagtttaacaaaaaaatttaataaaaaatacgagaaaattatttatattttattttaagataaatataacacaataaaagataaatatataagtattagtattttttttttttactttttggggacaaattttcattctttattaCATGTGGGTTCATCCCTACATCCAAATTAAAACTCCACTTCTCTCTGTTTTTTGAGGTTGTTACAACTACTTATAACATACAATAATTTTCCTTAATTCTCAACTAAACGgccaaaagaaaataaaagttgatTCTATCATAGTTACTACCTTACCTTGTTTAATTGTATTATTTACTTTGGCCTTGTGTATACCCTAGTGCAGATACATTATTGACCCTTGCTATTACAAGGATAAGCACTAATAAAccatttatagaaaaaatttttaacccTAAcgattattaaaaaaacatgACTGCAATCTTAACTAGTCTATTAAGTTATATTTAGTCTAAGTTCATCCATATGTCATCAAATTACAGAAACAGACCAATTCCTTGATCCCCCAATGTATTAAGGAAATCTATTCTTCATTAATCCACCGGTTTGTTAAgcttcaaaaatattatatatatataaaattggtAAAGtgtatttttttctctaatatttataattttttataaaaaaaaatttaaacgcTACTTGACAATTGCTTCAAAATTtaagtatttaaaaataatgaatttgaaAAGTGTTTTATGAATTGAACTTTTgattaatcataaaattttttaataaattttttaacagacCTGCTATAAGTCCatgtaattatataattaagttGGTCCAAATCTAAAACAACTAACGTATTTCTCAATCTCATTAAATAAACATGGCTTCCACGCATACCATACAAACGAAACGACTACTTCATTCGCGTTTCATTATAAAGAAacgttccttcttcttcaacacACACGAAAACGCTCCGTCTCTTCGAATCTCTTAAAATCACTCAAATTTCAATCACATTCTCTGCGAAAACCACTACTGAAAAGGAATCAGAAGAAGATTTCGCAAGCAACAACCAGAAACAAACGAAAACAGCAACAAAGACTACCAAAGGTATGAGAAAACTACTGTTCATCTGAAATCTTGCAATGTAGCATTTTGCTTAGTTGCATTTAGTTTTACTGGTTTGATTTGGTTCGTTTAGTAGATTGAGCTATTGTAAATGATTTTTATAGTATAACTAGGCCTTGGAATgaaatttgttgttattttcattcaattcaGTATAATTAGGGCTTTAAGATATACGTGGTTGTTCTTATTGGTGTGGATATTTAACTAGAGTTTTGTTATTATCTTCAATACTTCTTTTGTATGGAAGaatactattcttgttgattgaaagttgatcatcatttatTAACCACATGAACGTTTTTCAGTTCGGTGgcttttgtgattttggttctaTGCATGAATGAGTTTTGGTTCGGTAGGTTGTGGCATTTTAATTAACTTGATTAAGATATACATGCTTCTGCTTGTTGATGTAATCATTGAAGTAttgaccaaaattttttattacggcaaaacacaagaaaatggcaacaatgaagaagaaggcACATTATAACGTAAGcagattaaatatatttatctgCTTTCATTCgaataatatctattttatattataaatatatcctCATATTCTGTTTCAAAACTTGCAGAAAACTCACTATTGCAGATGCCAAACAAAGGCAATATCAACAGTGTATAGGGAAatgagtcaagaaaagaaaaatattgtgGAAGAAATGAGATTTGGTGTCCTGACAAATGTCTTAGAAATGAATGTCTCTAATACACTGTTGAAAGAATTGCTTGATCGATTTGATGAAGAGAAAGGATGCCTAAAAAATCTCCAGGGGAAAATTTACATAACTCCTCAGAAAGTAGCAGCTGCCCTCGGCATAACTAATGGAGGTAATACATTTTTCACTTATTGCTTATTTTTAGTTCATCGGTGTCCAGAAAATTAAACTGACAATTTTTTACTGATTTTTGCTATTAAAATATTGTAGAGAATcattttcctgaaaaggttgaTTACAACAACCTGAATCTATCAGAGAAGGAATGTGCTGGATATGAGTGTAGAAAGGGAGGAGAACCGAAAAAAATTCAAGAGGACTTTTGTTGTCTTCATACAAGAGTGCTTCTTACTCCCCACAATGGTAAGTGTGGCCTTCCTAATCCATAAGCCACCAATCTTTCATGTGGACAACATTCGAGAATGGAATTGGGCAAAGCATGTGCTCAACTTGTTCATGAAAGGAGTTGAAAacaagagaaaggagaagaaacagTCTCTTGATGGttgtatttttgtattaatGTTGATATATTTTCACGAAACTAAGTTTCCCCGCCCGTTTGCACCTGATGCTCCCATTGGACAAGGCAAATAATGCTTGAACGGATTTCATCCGAAGTAACAGAACCATTGGTAAATACTCTACTAAAATTCTCCCAAAAATTTGCTTTCAAATGCTTTTAAAATACTCTACTAACTAAATAAACTTCTGTTTtaggttataattaatttatttgtcctACTTGCAATTGTTAGTTTGTTCATTTGAATGTTTCTGcattaagaaatatttttattgatgattaaatAGTTGTCATGTACTATTCaccaaataaatatttttcggTTCAGTGGGATTGTTTCATTTGGTTCACCGGATTGTTAATGTATTTTcttgataattaaataattgagtCCTTGTTTCTGTTTTAAGGACTTCTGtatagaaaggaaaaaaagaaagtaacaaaaAACAAGTAATTTGgacaagaaggaaaaagaaaagaaaataaaaaagaaaattgtcgAGACGGATTCTTCTTCGGAAGAGAAAAGACTTTCTGAATCTGAATCCGAAAGCCAGTAAGTGTAATTTTCATATTGATTTTCATTTAACTTGTATTTGTTTAAATATGTTCTTAtgcgcttgttcttatctattgcagagaagaagaaataaaaaaaaaacggaaCAAAAAGTCAGTGGTtaaaaaacaaaccaaaaaaacAAAGCCTGTACCGATAGATTCAGAGAGCTGAAGCGAATCTGAAAGCGAGTAAGTATTGCATAATTTCTATGAGACATTTTCTTGATTGCATATATATCATGTTTTGTTCAGCAAATGATTTATTTTGGATTCGGTGGGCTTCTAATTTTCGTTTTAGCACTTTAATTTAGTTCGGTTCGATGATGTCTGTCAGTTTGGTTGACTTCATTTTTAGTGTCTTGTCTCCGGTATAAATTTGATGTGTTTATCTATTTTTCAGAGAAACTGAAATCGAGAAAAcacccaaaataaaaagaaaacaaccgGAAAAGATGGCAAAAACACCAGGCCCACCCTAACAAGGAGTAAGTTTCTCgaatcatattttcttttattgatacTTACGTTCTAGATTCCTTGATACTTATTTTGTGAACTTTTAGAACTgaacaagcaaaagacaatgCTACGAAAAGAAGAAAACGAGCATTGGAAATGATACGAgaaaaaagatcaaagaaaagaaatgatggAGCTCAGTCAGTAAACATTGCTCCGGATCAGTTTGACTCTCCAAAGGCACAAAATGAATTCTCACAGACATaagattcaatttattattcccgagttctttttatttctttggttACTTTTGCTACAACCTTTTCTAATTCCTCTAGATTCaattactaatatttatttaaacttaTTTTGAGTGCCGACTGTAAATCTAGATAACGAGCAACTCTTACAGACTCAAGGAAGCTATACACCTTCTGTAAATGCCGCAAGCAATACCAGGTAAATTGGTTCATTGGATATTCTAATTTTGGTTCGGTGGTTGcccaaaaatgaatttaatgtgTTTCTAGACCTCTGCTTTTAATCctgatttctaattttaatttgttatcttttttttaggaAAACAACCCCAGAAAGCACGgtta is part of the Arachis duranensis cultivar V14167 chromosome 1, aradu.V14167.gnm2.J7QH, whole genome shotgun sequence genome and encodes:
- the LOC107460446 gene encoding uncharacterized protein LOC107460446, translated to MSLSDLKNSILEKLGVLGSKWVKKLFYKIPMAVVSTGVQYETFAVKADEDIRVLFYCVRSFLEIRIHELFAKLEVGVDSSGAFAPVPCPASAGGASSSMPAVRLYLPPVQSPSFAADLDQMEVVGSVPLENAAVIEPPNVVGIGGGLVPYIEDFGGPDQVENAMRDDESDQELVHIDGDSDDDTGGDPHAQHRPSSSGSHQYPPHFSTLNLEALGQQEDSGNRVGRSSTEFEIEQSFQSKDEAVLSVKDYSIRRGVEYRVIESDHLKYHGKCKEFGKGCTWLIRVALRARKGTWEVRRYNGPHTCLATSISSDHRQLDYHVICARILPMVRADAAVTVKVLQQATEADYGFRHSYRKVWMAKQKAVAQIYGDWEESYAELPRWMLGIQATMPGTITVLKTSPVQIGGGVDESTVYFHRLFWTFPPCIEAFRHCKPLVSIDGTHLYGKYGGTLLLAIAQDGNSNILPIAFALVEGENAESWSFFLSNLREHVTPQEGILVISDRHNGIKAALEAPETGWLPPRAFRAYCIRHVAANFALTFKGKDSRRLLVNAAYAKTEA